In Devosia litorisediminis, one genomic interval encodes:
- a CDS encoding glyoxalase superfamily protein, whose product MTFSLDTPSIQTLKSEARMLRETRAQTGESLSQSAALEQIARSHGYRDWNTASASLPNRTAVPFQVGRKVVGTYLDQPFAGTLIGVQMLGDMEHFTLTIQFDAPVNVTPDFMFANNRHRVVSTVNSNGVSSALRGNGNPQMVVKRA is encoded by the coding sequence ATGACGTTTTCACTCGATACCCCATCCATTCAGACCCTGAAATCTGAAGCCCGCATGCTGCGCGAAACCCGTGCGCAAACCGGCGAGTCCTTGAGCCAGAGCGCGGCTCTGGAGCAGATTGCCCGCAGCCATGGCTACCGCGACTGGAACACCGCCAGCGCCAGCCTGCCCAACCGGACTGCCGTGCCTTTCCAGGTCGGCCGCAAGGTTGTCGGCACATATCTCGATCAGCCCTTCGCGGGCACGCTGATCGGCGTGCAGATGCTCGGCGATATGGAACACTTCACACTGACCATCCAGTTTGACGCGCCGGTGAACGTCACGCCGGACTTCATGTTCGCCAACAATCGCCATCGTGTGGTCTCTACCGTGAACAGCAATGGTGTGTCATCGGCCCTGCGCGGCAATGGCAATCCACAAATGGTGGTCAAGCGAGCATGA
- a CDS encoding sulfite exporter TauE/SafE family protein produces MVETLFLLIAGLLGGALNSLAGGGSFIVFPALLFVGVPPVMANASNTFAALPGYASGAYGYWHAMAQHKHLLVLYGVIAAVFGYIGAELLLVVTDAQFALVVPWLMLFAVLLFAFGNQLNAYVAAHSGGGRGMKLVGSGLLLLFLAGVCVYGGFFNAGLGILLLAFLATAGMSDIHAMNGLKLYVSSIVALVAVARFAFNGSIDWYHGSIALVGVVVGGYLAARNAHRFPTKVIRAAVIIYGLVMTGYFFWGAYLG; encoded by the coding sequence ATGGTTGAAACGCTGTTCCTGCTGATTGCCGGCCTGCTGGGCGGGGCGCTGAACTCGCTGGCGGGAGGCGGCTCGTTCATCGTTTTTCCGGCACTGCTGTTTGTCGGCGTGCCACCGGTGATGGCCAATGCGTCCAACACATTCGCCGCCCTGCCCGGCTATGCCAGCGGGGCCTATGGCTATTGGCATGCCATGGCGCAGCATAAGCACTTGCTGGTGCTCTATGGCGTTATTGCTGCGGTGTTTGGCTATATCGGCGCCGAATTGCTGCTGGTGGTGACCGATGCGCAGTTTGCGCTGGTGGTGCCGTGGCTGATGCTCTTTGCCGTGCTGTTGTTTGCATTTGGCAATCAGCTGAACGCCTATGTCGCCGCGCATAGTGGTGGCGGACGCGGCATGAAGCTGGTGGGCAGTGGCCTTTTGCTGCTGTTTCTGGCCGGGGTATGCGTCTATGGCGGCTTTTTCAATGCCGGCTTGGGCATCCTGCTGCTGGCGTTTCTGGCCACAGCGGGGATGAGCGATATTCACGCCATGAACGGGCTCAAGCTCTATGTGTCATCCATAGTGGCACTGGTGGCAGTGGCGCGGTTCGCGTTCAATGGTTCGATCGACTGGTATCATGGCTCAATCGCCTTGGTAGGCGTCGTGGTGGGCGGTTATCTGGCCGCCAGGAATGCGCACCGCTTTCCAACCAAGGTGATCCGGGCAGCGGTGATTATCTACGGGCTGGTGATGACAGGGTACTTCTTTTGGGGCGCATATCTGGGGTAG
- a CDS encoding molybdopterin-containing oxidoreductase family protein has product MNKPVALRTVRSVCPHDCPSACALDVDILDDHTIGRVRGAKDDPYTAGVICEKVARYAERVHHPDRLTQPLRRSGPKGSGQFTPISWDEALDEIAARFNQIEADHGAEAIWPYYYAGTMGHVQRDGIDRLRAAKGYSRQYDTICTGTAWPGYIAGTGMLGGVNPEQMAESDCVVIWGTNAVHTQVNVMTHAMRAKKERGAKIVVIDIYQTATMAQADLGLVLRPGTDGALAVAVMHILLRDGLADRAYMAKFTDFGPDFEAHLADRTPAWAAAITGLSIAEINEFAHLVGTTPASYFRLGYGFTRQRNGATAMHAALCIPAMTGAWQHRGGGAFHSNSGTWALDKSRLTGSGLQKGDPRWLDMSEIGPILTGNAKALKQGGPVKAMIVQNTNPASVAPEQALVRRGLARDDLFLVVHEQFMTETAELADIVLPATMFLEHNDYYTRGGHTRVLYGPAIITRPGQTKSNHEVINALALRLGLDDDTFKTTDRDVIADTFHRSGYPALEEVETTGFVDRERPDATARYADGFDWPDKRFRFAPNWQGTADKKSYQWTCDPADMPRFADHWAITEAATVEHPFRLATSPARAFLNSSFNETPGSQKREGVPSVFIHPDDAARLAIADGEFVTIGNRRGTVDLTARVRPGLPTGVLIAEGLHQNKAHRGGRGINTVTSATPAPPFGGTVYHDAAVWIRKAE; this is encoded by the coding sequence ATGAACAAGCCCGTCGCCCTGCGCACCGTCCGCTCCGTCTGTCCTCATGATTGTCCGTCGGCCTGTGCGCTCGACGTCGACATTCTCGACGACCACACCATTGGTCGGGTGCGCGGCGCCAAGGATGATCCATATACCGCAGGCGTCATCTGCGAGAAGGTGGCTCGCTATGCCGAGCGCGTGCACCATCCCGACCGCCTGACCCAACCACTGCGCCGCAGCGGCCCCAAGGGAAGCGGCCAGTTCACGCCGATCTCCTGGGACGAGGCACTGGACGAAATCGCGGCCCGCTTCAACCAGATCGAGGCCGACCACGGCGCCGAAGCCATCTGGCCCTACTATTATGCGGGCACCATGGGCCACGTGCAGCGCGACGGTATTGATCGCCTGCGCGCCGCCAAGGGTTATTCCCGCCAATACGACACCATCTGCACCGGCACCGCCTGGCCAGGCTACATTGCGGGCACCGGCATGCTCGGCGGCGTCAATCCCGAGCAGATGGCCGAGAGCGATTGCGTCGTTATCTGGGGCACCAATGCGGTGCACACCCAGGTCAACGTCATGACTCACGCCATGCGCGCCAAAAAGGAGCGCGGCGCCAAAATTGTGGTCATCGATATCTACCAGACCGCGACTATGGCCCAGGCCGATCTGGGCCTTGTGCTGCGCCCCGGCACCGACGGCGCTCTGGCTGTCGCCGTCATGCATATCCTGCTACGCGATGGTCTGGCCGACCGCGCCTATATGGCAAAATTCACCGATTTTGGTCCTGACTTCGAAGCCCATCTGGCGGACAGGACCCCCGCATGGGCCGCCGCCATCACCGGCCTGAGCATCGCCGAAATTAACGAATTCGCCCACCTCGTCGGCACCACGCCGGCCAGCTATTTCCGTCTGGGTTATGGCTTCACCCGTCAGCGCAATGGCGCCACGGCCATGCATGCGGCGCTGTGCATTCCCGCCATGACCGGCGCTTGGCAGCATCGCGGCGGCGGCGCCTTCCACTCCAATTCAGGTACCTGGGCGCTCGACAAGTCACGCCTCACCGGTTCGGGCCTGCAAAAGGGCGATCCGCGCTGGCTCGACATGTCCGAAATCGGCCCCATCCTCACGGGAAACGCCAAGGCACTCAAGCAGGGCGGGCCGGTCAAGGCCATGATCGTACAAAATACCAACCCTGCCTCGGTCGCCCCAGAACAGGCGCTGGTCCGGCGGGGGCTGGCCCGCGATGATCTGTTCCTCGTCGTCCACGAGCAGTTCATGACCGAAACGGCCGAGCTGGCCGATATCGTGTTGCCCGCCACCATGTTCCTCGAACACAATGACTATTACACCCGCGGCGGCCACACCCGCGTTCTCTATGGCCCGGCGATCATCACCCGCCCCGGCCAGACTAAGTCAAACCACGAAGTCATCAACGCTCTGGCCCTGCGGCTGGGTCTCGACGACGACACGTTCAAAACGACTGATCGCGACGTGATCGCCGACACCTTCCACCGCTCGGGCTATCCCGCCTTGGAAGAAGTTGAAACGACCGGCTTCGTCGATCGCGAACGCCCCGACGCCACCGCCCGTTACGCTGACGGCTTTGACTGGCCCGACAAGCGTTTCCGCTTTGCCCCCAATTGGCAGGGCACCGCCGACAAGAAGAGCTATCAGTGGACCTGTGACCCCGCCGACATGCCACGCTTCGCTGACCATTGGGCCATCACCGAGGCGGCCACCGTCGAACACCCGTTCCGCCTCGCCACCAGCCCGGCACGCGCCTTCCTCAACTCATCCTTCAACGAAACCCCGGGCAGCCAGAAGCGCGAAGGCGTGCCCTCGGTCTTCATCCACCCCGATGATGCTGCGCGTCTCGCTATCGCCGACGGTGAGTTCGTCACAATCGGTAACCGCCGCGGTACCGTTGATCTGACTGCCCGCGTTCGCCCCGGCCTGCCCACTGGCGTGCTGATCGCCGAGGGCCTGCATCAGAACAAGGCCCATCGCGGGGGCAGGGGCATCAACACCGTGACCAGCGCCACTCCAGCGCCGCCCTTCGGCGGCACGGTCTATCACGACGCCGCGGTGTGGATCAGAAAGGCGGAGTGA
- a CDS encoding DUF1801 domain-containing protein, with the protein MNPAVAEVFDAYPAEARAALMGLRALILETAARTDGVGALEETLKWGQVSYLTKQSRSGTTIRIDQDKQTGAAALYVHCQTDLVSRYRTLYPDSFDYQGERAVLVPTDADLHALRHVIALALTYHAAKKTS; encoded by the coding sequence TTGAATCCAGCCGTTGCAGAAGTGTTTGACGCCTATCCAGCAGAGGCGCGAGCGGCTTTGATGGGATTGCGCGCGCTTATTCTGGAAACCGCGGCGCGTACTGATGGCGTCGGTGCGCTGGAAGAAACACTGAAATGGGGTCAGGTGAGCTATCTGACCAAACAGAGCCGCAGTGGGACTACCATCCGCATCGACCAGGACAAGCAGACCGGTGCAGCAGCGCTGTATGTGCATTGCCAGACAGATCTGGTGAGCCGCTATCGCACCCTGTATCCGGACAGTTTCGACTATCAGGGCGAGCGAGCCGTGCTGGTGCCGACTGACGCTGATTTGCATGCGCTACGTCATGTGATCGCGCTGGCGCTGACCTATCACGCGGCCAAGAAAACCAGTTGA